A DNA window from Myxococcota bacterium contains the following coding sequences:
- a CDS encoding carboxymuconolactone decarboxylase family protein has translation MSRLTPKRPEELEPEQRERYQEVARVRPPRPDGQIGGPFDPWLRSPELSRRAMGLGDFIWQRTTLDRRLIELAILVTGRAWRSNVEWVAHARYAREFGVSQETIDEIFKQRRPERAPDDEKLVYDVSHALHATRDLPMDLYQRAVARFGERGLVELLATLGFYTFVSMTLNTFDVQAPVPEQPFPRRSE, from the coding sequence ATGAGCCGACTCACCCCCAAGCGCCCCGAGGAGCTCGAGCCCGAGCAGCGCGAACGCTACCAAGAGGTCGCCCGCGTGCGCCCGCCGCGCCCCGACGGCCAGATCGGCGGCCCGTTCGACCCGTGGCTGCGCAGCCCCGAGCTCTCGCGCCGCGCCATGGGCCTGGGCGACTTCATCTGGCAGCGCACCACGCTGGACCGGCGGCTGATCGAGCTCGCCATCCTCGTGACCGGCCGCGCCTGGCGCAGCAACGTCGAGTGGGTCGCGCACGCCCGCTACGCCCGCGAGTTCGGCGTGTCCCAGGAGACCATCGACGAGATCTTCAAGCAGCGCCGGCCCGAGCGCGCGCCCGACGACGAAAAGCTCGTGTACGACGTGAGTCATGCGCTCCACGCCACGCGCGACCTGCCCATGGACCTCTACCAGCGCGCCGTCGCCCGCTTCGGCGAGCGCGGCCTGGTCGAGCTGCTCGCCACGCTCGGCTTCTACACGTTCGTGTCGATGACGCTCAACACCTTCGACGTGCAGGCGCCGGTGCCGGAGCAGCCGTTCCCGCGCCGGAGCGAGTGA